The segment GGAGTATCGTAAGTATCAAAAACTCTATAGTACCTATGCCGTAGGATTGACCAAACATATTCACGCCGATGGGAAAATACATACTTCTTTTAACCAACACGCAACACAAACCGGTCGTTTATCGTCAAGTGATCCAAATTTACAAAATATCTCTGTTCGTGATGAAGAAACACGAATGATTCGAAAGGCTTTTGTAGCATCAGAAGGATGTACGTTAATGTCAATTGATTATTCTCAAATTGAACTTCGTGTCCTTTCTTATCTTGCTGATGAGAAGCGTATGATGGCGGCATTTAATGGTGGCCATGATATTCATGCTGAAACGGCAAAGGCAATTTTTGGAGTGGATGAAATTACCGATACCATGCGACGTCAAGCAAAAAGTGTTAACTTTGGAATTGTTTATGGTATGTCCGAATATGGATTGTCTAAACAGTTGGATATAAACATACCTGAGGCGCGTCATTTTATAACACGATATAATGAAATATATCCGAACATTACGAAGTATATGGATTCCGTGGTAGAAGATTGTACGCGTGATGGTTATGTTAAAACCCTATTTAATCGACGTCGATATATACCTGAAATCTATGATGCAAATCGAGCGGTAAAAGACTTTGGTAAGCGTGCTGCGATGAATGCACCCATTCAAGGGACTGCAGCGGACATCATTAAGATAGCTATGATCAAAGCAGATGAATTGCTTGTATCCAACAATTACAAATCTGCTATGATTTTACAAGTTCATGATGAGCTTGTATTTGATGTTTATGATGATGAGCTTGAAGCGATTCAAAATCTTATGGTATCAGTTATGGAACACATTGTTTCTTGGCCGATTGATCTGAACGTTTCTGTGGATACCGGTAAGGATTGGTATTAATAATGCCTGAGTTACCAGAAGTTGAGACGATTGTACGGACCCTAGAGAAGTCACTGAAAGGAAAACGTATAATTTCAATTAATTTTATTTATCCAAAGCTTCTTGAAACGCAATCGGAGTATCCACTGGAGGCATTAGAAGGAACATATTTTAAGGATTTCCATCGTCGAGGAAAATATTTGTGGTTTGAGATGTCGAATGGTTTACATTGGATTCTGCATTTGAGAATGGAAGGCAAATTTCACCTATACGACGAGGTAAAAGTGCCATCTAAACATACTCATTGCGTTATTAATTTTGATGGAGGAACGATTCACTATCTGGACACGCGGAAATTTTCGCGTATGGCTGTCGTATCGGATCCAATTCGATATTTAGAAACCAAAAATTTAGGATTTGAACCGTTTGACCCTAATTTAAGTGGTGACTATCTATATCAGAAAATTCATCAATCCAATCGTGTTATGAAAACGATCTTACTAGACCAAAGTATTATTGCGGGAATTGGCAATATCTATGCAGATGAGATACTTTTTGAAGCACAAATTCATCCACTTACCACCGGATCAAAAATATCAAAAAAACAGTGTGATATGATTGTTGAGACGGCACAAGTTATTTTGATGAACGCAATCAAGGCGGGTGGAACAACTATTCGTTCTTACACGTCCTCGCTTAATGTTACTGGTCGTTTCCAAGTTAATTTGAATGCCTATGGGAAAGCGGGGGAACCGTGTTCACGATGTGGGAAGACCTTGGAGCGCATTGTAGTATCAGGACGATCAACTGTTTTTTGCGGAAAATGTCAGAAGGTGAGACGATGAAAATTGGAATAACAGGAACAATTGGGGCAGGTAAATCGAGTGTAAGTCAATATATAAGAGACTCCGGATATCACGTTTATGATATGGATCGTTTGACGCATTCATTTTACGAACCCAATGGTATTTTATATGATTATATTATCGCGCTACTCGGTTCGCAAATTTTAGAAACAGATGGAACCGTAAATCGTCAGAAAATGTCTACCATTCTATTCAAAAATCCGGAAATGCTGGCGGAACTCGAACGAAACGTTTTTTCGGAAGTCAGAGTATTTATTGAGGAGATTATCGATAATGAAAAATCAATAATTTTCTTTGAAGTCCCACTTCTTTTTGAGGCAAATATGGAAGACTTGTTTGACAGCATCATCATGGTGAGTGCAGATTATAATACACGAATTCAAAGACTGTTGGCTCGAGGCATGAAAATGGAAGATATCAACCTTAGAATGAATCGACAGTATTCGGAAATAATCAAGGAAGAAAAATCAGATTATATTTTATATAATAATGGTACACTTTCCGAATTAAATTACGACACTGAGATATTGATACAAAGAATTAAAATGG is part of the Erysipelothrix piscisicarius genome and harbors:
- the mutM gene encoding bifunctional DNA-formamidopyrimidine glycosylase/DNA-(apurinic or apyrimidinic site) lyase, whose amino-acid sequence is MPELPEVETIVRTLEKSLKGKRIISINFIYPKLLETQSEYPLEALEGTYFKDFHRRGKYLWFEMSNGLHWILHLRMEGKFHLYDEVKVPSKHTHCVINFDGGTIHYLDTRKFSRMAVVSDPIRYLETKNLGFEPFDPNLSGDYLYQKIHQSNRVMKTILLDQSIIAGIGNIYADEILFEAQIHPLTTGSKISKKQCDMIVETAQVILMNAIKAGGTTIRSYTSSLNVTGRFQVNLNAYGKAGEPCSRCGKTLERIVVSGRSTVFCGKCQKVRR
- the coaE gene encoding dephospho-CoA kinase (Dephospho-CoA kinase (CoaE) performs the final step in coenzyme A biosynthesis.); translation: MKIGITGTIGAGKSSVSQYIRDSGYHVYDMDRLTHSFYEPNGILYDYIIALLGSQILETDGTVNRQKMSTILFKNPEMLAELERNVFSEVRVFIEEIIDNEKSIIFFEVPLLFEANMEDLFDSIIMVSADYNTRIQRLLARGMKMEDINLRMNRQYSEIIKEEKSDYILYNNGTLSELNYDTEILIQRIKMEGLKDARSRL